One Thermicanus aegyptius DSM 12793 DNA segment encodes these proteins:
- a CDS encoding 4Fe-4S dicluster domain-containing protein: MGILDLLESEKVHLTEEACLNYLNRMEVCHICISSCPKEALSLTHSAKNPISYHSFSCNECGACVGTCPTLAFDFPHKPYLSILEQIKKHPDRSITCEQDITHPNGIKVPCYLYLDLTLLGSFAERKERITFSLYPCLSCNKGEKEQIRHHFEKLQGELDRLCCKTRIFLTDKALPKEKEKPVEGISRRELLKMLSPSNLREQWNERWKGGKKKEDLLPLRERMILKRKRVLTLISSMRREDRPNAPSDLHEEDLIQERGISVKSQRKQNGHKNDPNWESIEMNRVGAQISVRIDEECDGCAVCEKICPTGALYWEEKDGESHLQFQSESCVYCRKCTQCPKGALRLIISTHDRTGKQHLVRGRLPSFLRKICSNCGQEFRTRGIEEECEVCRKRKMDPRFFAL, encoded by the coding sequence ATGGGGATCTTAGATCTCCTGGAGAGTGAAAAAGTACATCTTACGGAAGAAGCATGCCTTAATTATTTAAACCGCATGGAGGTATGCCACATCTGCATCTCCTCTTGCCCTAAAGAGGCCCTCTCTCTCACCCATTCTGCCAAAAATCCCATTTCTTATCATTCTTTTTCCTGCAACGAGTGTGGGGCCTGTGTTGGAACATGTCCCACACTCGCCTTTGATTTTCCTCACAAACCCTATCTTTCTATTCTGGAGCAAATAAAGAAACATCCGGACCGCTCCATCACATGCGAACAAGACATAACACATCCAAACGGAATTAAAGTCCCATGTTATCTCTACCTTGATCTCACACTCTTGGGAAGCTTTGCGGAGAGGAAAGAGAGAATTACCTTTTCCCTTTATCCCTGTTTAAGTTGTAATAAGGGAGAGAAAGAGCAGATAAGGCATCATTTTGAAAAACTTCAAGGAGAATTGGATCGTTTATGCTGTAAAACACGCATTTTCCTTACCGATAAAGCCCTTCCGAAGGAGAAAGAGAAACCAGTGGAAGGAATAAGTCGGAGAGAGCTGCTTAAGATGCTCTCCCCTTCCAATCTGCGGGAACAATGGAATGAGCGATGGAAAGGGGGGAAGAAGAAGGAGGATCTGCTTCCTCTGAGGGAAAGGATGATCTTAAAAAGGAAAAGAGTTTTAACCTTAATAAGTTCGATGAGAAGGGAAGATCGCCCGAATGCTCCGTCTGATCTGCATGAGGAAGATTTGATTCAAGAGAGAGGAATCTCTGTTAAATCCCAAAGAAAGCAAAATGGCCATAAAAATGATCCCAATTGGGAATCGATTGAGATGAATCGTGTCGGAGCTCAGATCTCGGTCCGGATTGATGAAGAGTGTGACGGTTGTGCCGTTTGTGAGAAAATCTGCCCTACCGGAGCTCTTTATTGGGAAGAAAAAGATGGAGAGAGCCATCTTCAATTTCAGAGTGAATCATGTGTATATTGCAGGAAATGTACCCAATGCCCGAAAGGAGCGCTTCGCCTTATAATTTCAACCCATGACCGTACCGGGAAACAGCATCTTGTCAGGGGGAGACTTCCTTCTTTTTTACGTAAAATTTGTTCTAATTGCGGACAAGAATTTAGAACAAGGGGAATCGAAGAAGAATGTGAGGTGTGTCGCAAACGGAAGATGGATCCTCGTTTTTTTGCCCTTTGA
- a CDS encoding TorD/DmsD family molecular chaperone yields MHLIPISPLEAKGELYLTFAEFYKEPTPEFFEEVHQGMTEAWMKEKMYEGGYPTHEFHLKDHFSSYEEMKVAYDRSFRGIVKPYAPPIESVYKEWTLDPTVELQIARSKGYLLGDSALHMRYLYKLARIEIPENYSGMPDHLSLILEFLSLLFKEKEEQLWKGFISDHLDWLGEFEKALQSIEAPYFYREVTSLLRHCIEAESNASNLH; encoded by the coding sequence ATGCATCTTATTCCTATTTCTCCCTTAGAAGCGAAAGGAGAACTTTATTTAACCTTTGCCGAGTTTTATAAGGAACCCACGCCGGAATTTTTTGAAGAAGTTCATCAGGGAATGACCGAAGCATGGATGAAAGAGAAGATGTATGAAGGAGGATATCCAACTCACGAATTTCATTTAAAAGACCACTTTTCGAGTTACGAAGAGATGAAGGTAGCATATGACCGCTCTTTTCGAGGCATCGTAAAGCCCTATGCTCCACCGATCGAATCGGTTTATAAAGAATGGACCTTGGATCCTACGGTGGAGTTGCAGATCGCCCGCAGCAAGGGGTATCTCTTAGGCGATTCTGCCTTGCACATGAGATACCTGTATAAACTGGCTCGAATAGAAATTCCGGAAAATTACTCCGGCATGCCGGATCATTTAAGCCTTATTCTAGAATTTCTCTCTCTTCTTTTCAAAGAAAAAGAGGAACAATTGTGGAAGGGATTTATTTCAGATCATCTGGATTGGTTGGGAGAGTTTGAAAAGGCGTTGCAGTCCATCGAGGCGCCATACTTTTACAGGGAAGTTACATCTCTCTTGCGTCATTGTATAGAGGCAGAATCAAATGCCTCCAACCTTCATTAA
- a CDS encoding WYL domain-containing protein codes for MRVLLRKALSQQLPIEVIYLDEKGLLTQRVIQVYHFDDTHLFGYCFLRREPRTFRLDRILAMAETGKKRSKKIPV; via the coding sequence ATGCGAGTTCTCTTAAGGAAAGCCTTATCCCAACAACTCCCCATTGAAGTGATCTACCTGGATGAAAAAGGCCTTCTCACCCAACGGGTCATTCAGGTTTATCACTTTGACGACACTCATCTCTTCGGTTATTGTTTTTTACGAAGGGAACCGCGAACCTTTCGCCTTGACCGGATTTTAGCCATGGCTGAGACAGGGAAAAAACGGAGCAAGAAGATCCCTGTTTGA
- a CDS encoding replication-associated recombination protein A → MDLFDYQPNRLSVPLAEKMRPRTLEEFYGQKHLLGEGKPLRELIERDHLLSMILQGPPSTGKTSLAYLIRDRTQADFIQLNGVSLTTSELRETMERAKENRRLYRRKTILFIDEIHALKSNVQMTLLPVVEDGTIILIGATTESVMHDLIPPLVSRCRVFQLKPLSKEEMKEILLKAIADDERGLGELGVTITEEALHYLIDIVDGDIRSALNTLEMAAYSVKEGKKITLDTVKAALAVRITKTSTTDFYDLISAFIKSVRAGATDGALYWLARLLYIDTDPLYIARRLVISAAEDIGMANPHALQMAVAAKQAVEFIGMPEARIPLAEATIFLCESPKSNSAYKAIGHALEWVKENPSQPVPDHLKNSTGLYVNPIDHPGTKLTYLPTAMEGVTFYRPQNSGIEERIYAKYKRENRR, encoded by the coding sequence ATGGATCTGTTTGATTATCAGCCTAATCGATTGTCCGTTCCTCTGGCAGAAAAGATGCGTCCCCGTACCTTGGAGGAGTTTTATGGGCAAAAGCATCTGCTAGGGGAAGGAAAACCTTTGCGAGAGCTGATCGAAAGGGATCATCTTCTCTCTATGATCTTGCAAGGTCCTCCATCGACCGGGAAAACAAGTCTTGCCTATTTGATTAGGGATCGTACCCAAGCGGATTTTATCCAGCTAAACGGGGTTAGCCTTACCACAAGTGAGCTTCGAGAGACGATGGAGCGGGCCAAGGAGAATCGCCGATTGTACCGGAGGAAGACGATCCTCTTCATCGACGAGATCCATGCGTTGAAGTCGAATGTACAGATGACTCTTCTCCCCGTTGTGGAGGATGGAACGATCATCTTAATCGGGGCGACCACGGAGAGCGTCATGCATGATCTCATTCCACCTCTCGTCTCCCGCTGCAGGGTCTTTCAACTTAAACCGCTATCAAAAGAAGAGATGAAGGAAATCCTCCTTAAAGCAATTGCCGATGATGAGAGGGGATTAGGGGAACTAGGAGTAACCATAACCGAAGAAGCCCTGCATTACCTTATAGACATTGTAGATGGAGATATTCGTAGTGCCCTCAATACCTTAGAAATGGCCGCTTATTCGGTAAAAGAGGGAAAGAAGATTACCCTTGACACGGTGAAGGCGGCTTTGGCGGTTCGGATTACAAAAACCTCGACCACCGATTTTTATGATCTGATTTCGGCCTTCATTAAATCGGTCCGGGCAGGGGCCACCGATGGAGCCTTGTATTGGCTTGCTCGCCTTCTTTACATTGACACTGACCCCTTATACATCGCCCGTCGACTGGTCATTTCCGCCGCGGAGGATATAGGTATGGCCAATCCCCATGCCCTTCAAATGGCGGTGGCGGCGAAACAGGCGGTGGAATTTATTGGAATGCCGGAAGCGAGAATCCCGTTAGCCGAAGCAACCATTTTCTTATGCGAAAGTCCTAAATCGAATTCGGCTTATAAGGCAATCGGCCATGCTTTAGAATGGGTGAAAGAGAACCCTTCCCAACCTGTCCCAGATCATTTGAAGAACAGCACCGGTTTATACGTAAATCCGATTGACCATCCAGGTACAAAACTCACATACCTTCCCACAGCGATGGAGGGGGTTACGTTTTACCGACCGCAAAATTCCGGCATTGAAGAACGAATATATGCCAAATACAAAAGGGAGAATAGGAGATAG
- a CDS encoding histidine triad nucleotide-binding protein, translating into MGDCIFCKIIDGEIPSKKVYEDDRVVAFHDINPIAPVHVLVIPKKHIPSLLDLKEEDKELVGYLHLVIQQVAKEMGVDRDGFRVVTNTGLHGQQTVFHLHYHLIGGRQLQWTM; encoded by the coding sequence ATGGGCGACTGTATTTTTTGTAAGATTATTGACGGAGAGATTCCATCCAAGAAAGTATATGAAGATGATCGGGTTGTCGCTTTCCATGATATTAATCCGATTGCTCCCGTACATGTACTCGTCATTCCGAAAAAACATATTCCCTCCTTATTAGACCTTAAGGAGGAGGACAAGGAACTGGTCGGTTACCTTCATCTTGTCATCCAACAGGTGGCGAAGGAGATGGGAGTGGATCGGGATGGTTTCAGGGTGGTTACAAATACAGGACTTCATGGACAGCAGACGGTCTTCCATCTTCACTACCATCTCATCGGCGGCAGGCAGTTACAGTGGACCATGTGA
- the lepA gene encoding translation elongation factor 4: MSVNHNERQKRIRNFSIIAHIDHGKSTLADRLLEFTGALTEREMEDQFLDQLDLERERGITIKLNSVRLTYRAKDGVEYILHLIDTPGHVDFTYEVSRSLAACEGAILVVDAAQGIEAQTLANVYLALENDLEIVPVINKIDLPSADPEKVRREIEDVIGLDASEAVLASAKEGIGIEEILEQIVKKIPAPSGDPNAPLQALIFDSLYDSYRGVVAYIRIVNGTVKVGDKIKMMATGKVFEVSEVGVFAPYPMRVEELSVGDVGFITASIKSVKDTRVGDTITHANRPADVPLPGYRKVTPMVFAGLYPVETDDYNNLRDALEKLQLNDAALQFEPESSQALGFGFRCGFLGLLHMEIIQERLEREFKINLITTAPSVVYRVTRTDGSIVEIDNPSLMPETSKIDHIEEPYVKATIMVPNAYVGAVMELSQNKRGEYKDMRYLDESRVQITYEIPLAEIVYDYFDHLKSSTKGYASLDYELIGYRPSNLVKMDILLNGEAVDALSVIVHKDRAYARGKALCEKLKDLIPRQMFEIPIQAAIGNKVIARETIKAMRKNVLAKCYGGDVSRKRKLLEKQKEGKKRMKAVGSVEIPQEAFMAVLKMDE; encoded by the coding sequence ATGTCGGTAAATCATAATGAACGGCAGAAGCGAATCCGCAATTTTTCCATTATCGCTCATATCGACCATGGTAAATCGACCTTAGCAGACCGTTTGCTTGAATTTACGGGAGCTTTAACGGAACGGGAGATGGAGGACCAGTTCCTGGATCAATTGGATTTAGAGAGGGAGCGCGGAATTACCATCAAGTTAAATTCCGTTCGTTTAACCTATAGAGCAAAAGATGGGGTCGAGTACATCCTTCATCTCATTGATACCCCCGGTCATGTGGACTTTACCTACGAAGTATCCAGGAGTTTGGCTGCCTGTGAAGGGGCCATTCTGGTGGTGGATGCTGCCCAAGGGATTGAAGCTCAGACTTTAGCCAATGTATATCTCGCGTTGGAGAACGATCTGGAGATCGTTCCGGTGATCAATAAAATTGATTTACCCAGTGCAGATCCTGAAAAAGTGAGGAGGGAAATTGAAGATGTGATTGGTTTAGATGCAAGTGAAGCGGTCCTCGCATCGGCGAAAGAAGGAATTGGCATCGAAGAGATCCTGGAACAAATTGTTAAGAAAATCCCTGCTCCGTCCGGCGATCCCAATGCTCCTTTGCAAGCCCTGATCTTCGACTCTCTTTATGATTCCTATCGCGGCGTGGTTGCCTATATTCGAATCGTAAATGGAACGGTTAAAGTAGGCGATAAGATTAAGATGATGGCGACGGGAAAAGTCTTTGAAGTGAGTGAGGTGGGTGTTTTTGCACCGTATCCAATGCGGGTGGAGGAACTATCCGTCGGGGATGTGGGATTTATCACCGCGAGCATTAAATCGGTAAAGGATACACGGGTTGGAGATACCATCACCCATGCCAACCGTCCAGCCGATGTCCCCCTTCCCGGGTACAGAAAAGTGACTCCCATGGTCTTTGCGGGCCTATATCCCGTCGAGACGGACGACTATAATAACTTAAGAGATGCGCTCGAAAAACTTCAACTAAATGATGCGGCCCTTCAATTCGAGCCGGAAAGCTCTCAAGCCTTGGGCTTTGGTTTTCGCTGCGGTTTTTTAGGGTTACTCCACATGGAAATCATTCAGGAACGCTTGGAACGGGAGTTTAAAATTAACCTGATTACCACCGCTCCCAGCGTTGTTTACCGGGTAACAAGGACGGATGGGAGCATCGTCGAGATCGACAACCCTTCATTGATGCCCGAAACCTCCAAAATCGATCATATTGAAGAGCCCTATGTGAAGGCAACCATCATGGTACCGAATGCTTATGTAGGGGCTGTGATGGAGCTAAGCCAAAATAAGCGGGGCGAGTACAAAGATATGCGTTACTTGGACGAATCGCGGGTCCAAATTACCTATGAAATCCCTTTGGCGGAAATCGTCTATGATTACTTTGACCACTTGAAATCGAGCACGAAAGGGTATGCTTCCCTTGATTATGAGCTGATCGGATATCGTCCGTCCAATCTGGTGAAAATGGATATCCTCTTAAACGGAGAAGCGGTAGATGCTCTTTCGGTCATCGTTCATAAGGACCGTGCTTATGCCAGAGGGAAGGCACTTTGTGAAAAATTAAAGGATCTCATCCCCCGGCAGATGTTTGAAATCCCCATTCAGGCAGCGATCGGCAATAAGGTCATCGCCCGAGAAACCATTAAGGCCATGCGGAAAAACGTCTTGGCCAAATGTTACGGCGGAGATGTCTCCCGAAAAAGAAAGCTCTTGGAAAAACAAAAAGAAGGGAAAAAACGAATGAAAGCAGTAGGAAGCGTCGAGATTCCCCAAGAGGCTTTCATGGCCGTTTTAAAAATGGATGAGTAA
- the hemW gene encoding radical SAM family heme chaperone HemW produces the protein MDKNEHQEEITSPKHVYIHIPFCAQKCFYCDFAVFVWQGEDWVDQYLGALEHEISRVLDHQPLPRVETIYIGGGTPSLLNESQLERLFSLLARYFPIRTPNHEISLETNPGTLTPSKLEIIKAGGVNRISIGVQTFHDAILKRIGRNHTAKEAIHAVYMVEKAGFNNINIDLMYGLPGQEMDHLLSDLDQVSQLPLTHLSAYNLKVEENTHFGRWQREGSLLLPGEELEAEMYERIIEKLSSIGLEQYELSNFARPGFRSQHNLGYWLNHRFYGFGAGAWGYLGRERYGNMRALIPYIRHSIKGLPREEILPVTEQEEMEEMMFLGLRLTEGISDSRFRERWNVSMNQIYGVQIEELTNKGLLEKKEDRIRLTPMGRFLSNEVFVAFLQEK, from the coding sequence TTGGATAAAAACGAACACCAAGAAGAGATAACCTCCCCGAAACATGTTTACATCCATATCCCTTTCTGTGCCCAAAAATGCTTTTATTGCGATTTTGCCGTCTTTGTATGGCAGGGAGAAGATTGGGTGGATCAATACCTTGGGGCTCTTGAGCATGAGATTTCCCGCGTTTTAGATCATCAGCCTCTCCCTAGGGTAGAGACGATCTATATAGGAGGCGGAACCCCATCCCTTCTCAATGAAAGTCAATTGGAGCGATTATTTTCCCTATTGGCACGCTACTTCCCTATTAGGACTCCGAACCATGAAATTTCGTTGGAAACAAATCCGGGGACACTTACACCCTCCAAATTGGAAATCATAAAAGCCGGAGGAGTGAACCGGATCAGCATAGGGGTCCAAACCTTTCACGATGCCATCTTGAAGCGCATCGGGAGGAACCACACCGCCAAAGAGGCAATCCATGCCGTTTACATGGTAGAGAAAGCCGGTTTTAATAATATCAACATCGACCTCATGTACGGGTTGCCGGGGCAGGAAATGGACCATTTACTGAGCGATTTGGACCAGGTTTCCCAACTGCCGCTAACCCATCTGTCTGCCTATAACCTTAAAGTGGAGGAGAATACCCACTTTGGCCGCTGGCAACGGGAAGGTTCCCTTCTACTTCCCGGGGAAGAGTTAGAAGCTGAAATGTACGAACGGATCATCGAGAAGTTGTCTTCGATCGGTTTAGAACAGTATGAGTTAAGTAATTTTGCAAGACCCGGTTTTCGCTCCCAACATAATTTGGGGTATTGGCTAAATCACCGTTTTTACGGATTTGGCGCCGGAGCTTGGGGCTACCTGGGAAGAGAACGCTATGGGAACATGAGGGCACTCATACCCTATATTCGCCATTCTATTAAGGGTCTTCCTCGGGAGGAGATCCTTCCCGTCACGGAACAAGAGGAAATGGAGGAGATGATGTTCCTCGGTCTAAGATTAACGGAGGGAATCTCGGATTCCCGATTTAGGGAACGTTGGAACGTGTCGATGAACCAGATCTATGGTGTACAAATTGAGGAATTAACGAATAAGGGGTTATTGGAAAAAAAAGAGGACCGCATCCGTCTTACTCCTATGGGTCGCTTCCTTAGCAACGAGGTTTTTGTCGCCTTTTTGCAAGAAAAATAA
- the hrcA gene encoding heat-inducible transcriptional repressor HrcA, translated as MLSERKKAILQAIVENYIRDAEPVGSRKIAKQADIPFSPATIRNEMSDLEEMGFLVQPHASAGRIPSQKGYRYYVDHMMQPQEIKAEELENIRVLFQKHYLEFDQAIRQTAHILSELTHYTVIVLGPEIFQTQLRYLQIIPLEGRKAVAILVTDTGKVENRLVDIPESVSTEQIERLVQMVNERLRGTTIAELQAKLFTEFADAMKRNLTHYEEIQRLISQLLIPKQEDRLILEGKSQILTQPEFRDVDKVRNLLELLDEDEKVIRLFHGKGKGVLVRIGKENNHESIEDCSIVSATYEAGNNAVGTIGILGPVRMDYSRVMGILKIISLELSDVFSRFYKSG; from the coding sequence ATGCTTTCTGAACGGAAAAAAGCGATCCTCCAAGCGATCGTAGAAAATTACATCCGTGATGCCGAGCCTGTCGGGTCGAGGAAGATCGCCAAACAGGCAGATATACCCTTTAGTCCCGCAACCATCCGGAATGAGATGTCTGATCTGGAAGAGATGGGTTTCTTGGTGCAACCCCATGCGTCTGCCGGTAGAATCCCTTCCCAAAAGGGATATCGCTACTATGTGGATCATATGATGCAACCCCAAGAAATAAAAGCGGAAGAACTGGAGAACATTCGTGTTTTATTCCAGAAACACTACCTCGAATTTGACCAGGCCATCCGCCAAACGGCCCATATCCTTTCAGAGCTTACCCATTATACCGTCATTGTATTGGGCCCGGAGATTTTCCAGACTCAACTGCGGTATTTGCAGATCATCCCGTTAGAAGGTAGAAAAGCGGTAGCCATCTTGGTTACCGATACGGGAAAAGTGGAGAACCGTCTCGTAGATATCCCGGAGTCCGTTTCCACGGAACAGATTGAGAGATTGGTACAGATGGTGAATGAACGCTTGAGGGGAACTACGATTGCGGAGTTACAGGCAAAGCTCTTTACCGAGTTTGCCGACGCGATGAAGCGGAACTTAACTCATTATGAGGAGATTCAACGTCTCATTAGCCAGTTGCTCATTCCGAAACAAGAAGATCGACTCATTTTAGAGGGGAAATCACAAATTTTGACTCAACCGGAGTTTCGCGATGTGGATAAAGTGCGAAACCTCTTGGAACTTCTCGACGAGGACGAGAAGGTGATCCGACTCTTCCATGGGAAGGGTAAAGGAGTTTTAGTAAGAATTGGCAAAGAGAACAATCACGAAAGTATAGAAGATTGTAGTATTGTAAGTGCCACCTATGAAGCGGGCAACAACGCGGTGGGGACCATCGGAATTTTGGGGCCTGTTCGCATGGATTATAGCCGTGTAATGGGTATTCTAAAGATAATCAGCCTCGAACTTTCAGATGTTTTTAGCCGCTTTTATAAATCAGGATAA
- the grpE gene encoding nucleotide exchange factor GrpE has product MKSLERKDKTEVEGKEQQHEPTGVEEIDPSTDEGNPSFTDRDEGHTLEEGEIHSLQVQLEEERKKAEDYYQKYLRSQADFDNYRKRMMKEREELTKYGVKPLLEKLLPAVDNLERAIQSAKTEENGNLESFIQGVEMVYRQIMDAMKAEGAVPLETVGKPFDPYFHQAIMQVETGEEKGIVVEEFQKGYMLKDKLIRPAMVKVSS; this is encoded by the coding sequence GTGAAATCGTTGGAGAGAAAAGATAAAACGGAAGTTGAAGGGAAGGAGCAACAACATGAACCTACCGGGGTGGAGGAGATCGATCCTTCCACCGACGAGGGGAATCCTTCATTCACGGATCGTGATGAAGGTCATACCTTGGAAGAAGGAGAAATTCATTCCTTGCAAGTTCAGTTGGAGGAAGAAAGGAAAAAGGCGGAGGATTACTATCAAAAGTACCTTCGCAGTCAAGCCGATTTTGACAATTACCGCAAGAGGATGATGAAAGAGAGAGAAGAATTAACCAAGTATGGGGTGAAGCCTCTTCTCGAGAAATTGCTCCCTGCCGTCGATAATCTGGAAAGGGCAATACAATCGGCCAAAACGGAAGAAAACGGCAATCTCGAGTCCTTTATTCAAGGTGTTGAGATGGTTTACCGGCAGATTATGGATGCGATGAAAGCAGAAGGGGCGGTTCCCTTGGAGACCGTCGGTAAGCCCTTTGATCCTTACTTTCACCAGGCGATCATGCAGGTGGAAACGGGGGAAGAGAAGGGAATTGTTGTAGAAGAGTTTCAAAAAGGGTATATGCTAAAGGATAAATTGATTCGACCTGCGATGGTCAAGGTATCTTCCTAA
- the dnaK gene encoding molecular chaperone DnaK, which translates to MSKVIGIDLGTTNSCVAILEGGDPVVIPNAEGNRTTPSVVAFKPDGERLVGEVAKRQAITNPDRTVISIKRHMGTNHKVTIDGKSYTPQEISAMILQKLKADAESYLGEKIDKAVITVPAYFNDSQRQATKDAGKIAGLEVLRIVNEPTAAALAYGLDKSGDHTILVYDLGGGTFDVSILEIGDGIFEVKATSGDNHLGGDDFDQVIIDYLIEQFKKENGIDLSKDRMALQRLKDAAEKAKKDLSSVLTTTISLPFISADATGPKHLEVTLTRAKFEELTRHLVERTIGPTRRALEDAGLTPNQIDKVILVGGSTRIPAVQEAIKNLIGKEPYKGVNPDEVVAMGAAVQAGVLTGDVKDVVLLDVTPLSLGIETLGGVFTKLIDRNTTIPTSKSQIFSTAADNQTSVEIHVLQGERPMAKDNKTLGRFILSDIPPAPRGIPQIEVKFDIDANGIVHVSAKDLGTGKEQHITITSSSGLTDEEIERMVKEAEANAEADRKKKEQAELKNESDQLIYTTEKTLKDLGDKVDQAEKDKANAAIESLKKALEKGEVEEIRKEKENLTQVVQQLSVKLYEKVAQQQQNASAENEGKGKKENVVDAEYEEVKDDKK; encoded by the coding sequence ATGAGCAAAGTGATCGGTATTGACCTTGGAACCACAAACTCTTGTGTAGCCATTTTAGAAGGAGGAGACCCTGTTGTTATCCCGAATGCGGAAGGAAACCGTACCACACCTTCCGTGGTTGCTTTTAAGCCGGATGGGGAGAGGCTTGTAGGTGAGGTGGCTAAACGGCAGGCGATCACGAATCCGGATCGGACCGTCATCTCGATTAAACGGCATATGGGTACGAACCATAAGGTGACCATCGATGGTAAATCGTACACTCCCCAAGAGATTTCGGCCATGATCCTGCAAAAATTAAAAGCCGATGCGGAGAGCTATCTGGGAGAGAAGATTGATAAAGCCGTCATCACGGTCCCTGCTTATTTTAACGATAGCCAGAGACAGGCTACGAAAGATGCCGGGAAGATCGCCGGACTTGAAGTTCTCCGCATTGTGAACGAACCTACGGCAGCCGCCCTTGCATACGGGTTAGATAAGAGCGGAGATCATACCATTCTCGTCTATGACCTTGGTGGTGGGACCTTCGATGTGTCGATCCTGGAGATCGGCGACGGCATTTTTGAGGTGAAAGCTACCAGCGGAGATAACCATCTGGGGGGAGATGATTTCGACCAGGTGATTATCGATTATCTCATTGAGCAATTTAAAAAGGAAAACGGCATTGACCTCAGCAAAGACCGAATGGCCTTGCAACGGCTGAAAGATGCCGCCGAGAAGGCGAAGAAAGATTTGTCCTCCGTTCTTACCACCACCATCTCCCTTCCCTTTATTTCGGCGGATGCGACGGGACCAAAACACCTGGAAGTTACGTTGACACGGGCGAAATTTGAAGAATTAACTCGGCATTTGGTGGAACGTACCATTGGGCCGACCCGCAGGGCTTTAGAGGATGCCGGCCTTACGCCGAATCAGATCGATAAGGTGATTCTCGTCGGTGGATCGACCCGTATTCCGGCCGTCCAAGAGGCGATTAAAAACTTAATCGGCAAGGAGCCCTATAAAGGGGTAAACCCTGATGAAGTGGTGGCGATGGGAGCGGCGGTACAGGCAGGGGTTCTTACGGGGGATGTCAAGGATGTCGTCCTTTTGGATGTGACGCCTCTTTCCTTGGGGATCGAGACCCTTGGCGGTGTGTTCACCAAACTGATCGATCGGAACACCACCATTCCCACCAGTAAATCGCAAATTTTCTCCACCGCCGCGGATAACCAAACCTCTGTGGAGATCCATGTTTTGCAAGGGGAACGCCCGATGGCAAAAGATAATAAAACCTTAGGCCGCTTCATCCTCTCCGATATTCCTCCTGCGCCTCGGGGGATCCCACAGATTGAGGTTAAATTTGATATTGACGCCAATGGAATCGTCCATGTGTCGGCGAAGGATCTGGGGACAGGCAAAGAACAGCACATTACCATTACTTCTTCAAGTGGACTTACGGATGAGGAAATTGAACGAATGGTAAAAGAGGCAGAGGCCAATGCAGAAGCGGACCGGAAGAAGAAAGAGCAGGCTGAACTCAAAAACGAGTCGGATCAGCTGATTTACACGACGGAAAAAACGCTAAAAGACCTGGGGGATAAAGTAGACCAAGCTGAGAAAGATAAGGCGAATGCCGCGATCGAATCCCTGAAAAAAGCGTTGGAGAAAGGTGAAGTGGAAGAGATCCGGAAGGAAAAAGAAAACCTCACACAAGTGGTTCAGCAGCTTTCCGTAAAGCTTTATGAAAAGGTAGCCCAACAGCAACAGAATGCTTCCGCAGAAAATGAGGGGAAAGGGAAGAAAGAAAATGTGGTGGATGCGGAGTATGAAGAGGTAAAAGACGATAAGAAATAA